The following coding sequences lie in one Kwoniella dendrophila CBS 6074 chromosome 10, complete sequence genomic window:
- a CDS encoding ATP-dependent RNA helicase ded1 codes for MSGPNGLNGLEAKFNSGMKLNPERPAYVPPHMRNRGPPPPGPGPQFSAPAPAGPGYHQSPTGLPTPATTPPQSRGSYAPPAQRGAAFPPASAAPPRAAEDGGWGGVAPRRGPAEPRSFGGGAPGFGSWKNGQHITGARNPRLEKELFGEAGDGVHQSTGINFDKYADIPVEATGQGVPEPVTEFTNPPIDPVLLENITYARYTTPTPVQKYSLPIVAGGRDLMACAQTGSGKTGGFLFPILSAMFTYGPIAPPADNYGGGYNSRRKAYPTALVLAPTRELVSQIHDEARKFAYRSWARPAVVYGGADIGQQIRALDRGCDLLSATPGRLVDLIERGRISLANVKYLVLDEADRMLDMGFEPQIRQIVEGEDMPGVMDRQTLMFSATFPKEIQMLARSFLKEYIFLSVGRVGSTSENITQRVEYVDDADKRSLLLDLLAAEQSGGLILVFVETKRMADSLCDFLLMRGQTATSIHGDRTQREREAALHAFRTGRAPILVATAVAARGLDIPNVTHVILYDLPTDVAEYTHRIGRTGRAGNTGTSTAFFNRQNLNISRELIDLLKEANQVVPQWLIDVSSERSFGGSGGRGGRGRGGGGARSGGRDFRQGGGGGGFGGGAPRGGASYGGGGGYGGGFGGYGGGGGGGAFPPPAASGGASWW; via the exons atgtcTGGACCTAATGGTTTAAACGGCCTCGAAGCCAAATTTAACA GTGGTATGAAACTTAACCCTGAAAGACCTGCTTATGTTCCTCCTCATATGAGAAACAGAGGACCACCACCTCCTGGACCTGGACCTCAATTCAGTGCTCCTGCACCCGCTGGACCGGgttatcatcaatcaccAACTGGATTACCTACTCCAGCTACTACTCCACCTCAATCAAGAGGTTCTTACGCTCCTCCTGCTCAAAGAGGTGCAGCTTTCCCTCCTGCATCTGCAGCTCCTCCCAGAGCCGCCGAAGATGGTGGATGGGGTGGTGTTGCACCAAGAAGAGGTCCCGCTGAACCAAGATCTTTCGGTGGTGGTGCTCCAGGTTTTGGTAGTTGGAAAAACGGTCAACATATCACTGGTGCAAGAAACCCaagattagaaaaagaattattcGGTGAAGCTGGTGACGGTGTACATCAA TCCACTGGTATCAACTTCGACAAATATGCCGATATCCCTGTTGAAGCTACTGGTCAAGGTGTACCAGAACCTGTTACCGAGTTCACCAACCCCCCTATCGATCCTGTTCTCCTTGAAAACATCACCTATGCCCGATACACCACTCCTACTCCAGTACAAAAGTACTCTCTTCCTATCGTCGCTGGTGGTCGAGATTTAATGGCTTGTGCCCAAactggttcaggtaaaaccGGTGGTTTCCTTTTCCCAATTCTCTCAGCCATGTTCACCTACGGTCCTATCGCTCCTCCCGCCGACAATTACGGAGGTGGTTACAACTCCAGAAGAAAGGCTTACCCAACTGCCCTTGTTCTCGCCCCTACCCGAGAATTGGTATCCCAAATTCACGACGAAGCTAGAAAATTCGCTTACAGATCTTGGGCCAGACCTGCCGTAGTCTACGGTGGTGCTGATATTGGTCAACAAATCAGAGCTCTTGACAGAGGTTGtgatcttctttcagctaCTCCTGGTCGATTAGTCGATTTGattgaaagaggtagaaTCTCCCTTGCCAACGTCAAATACCTCGTTCTTGATGAGGCCGATCGAATGCTTGATATGGGTTTCGAGCCTCAAATCAGACAAAttgtagaaggtgaagatatgCCAGGTGTTATGGACAGACAAACTCTCATGTTTTCAGCCACTTTCCctaaagaaattcaaatgcTCGCTAGATCTTTCCTCAAAGAATACATCTTCCTTTCTGTTGGTCGAGTTGGTTCAACATCTGAAAACATCACTCAAAGAGTAGAATACGTTGATGATGCCGATAAACGGTCATTActtttagatttattagcAGCTGAACAATCTGGTGGTTTAATCCTTGTCTTCGTCGAAACTAAACGAATGGCCGATTCATTATGTGATTTCCTCTTAATGAGAGGTCAAACTGCTACCTCCATTCATGGTGATAGAACtcaaagagaaagggaaGCTGCTCTTCACGCTTTCAGAACTGGTCGAGCTCCTATCCTTGTCGCTACTGCCGTTGCTGCAAGAGGTTTAGATATCCCAAATGTCACCCACGTTATTCTTTACGATCTCCCTACCGATGTTGCTGAATACACCCACCGAATTGGTCGAACTGGTAGAGCTGGTAACACTGGTACATCAACCGCTTTCTTCAACAGACAAAACTTAAACATCTCAAGAGAATTAATCGATTTACTCAAAGAAGCCAACCAAGTCGTTCCTCAATGGCTTATCGACGTTTCTTCTGAAAGATCATTCGGTGGCAgtggtggaagaggtggtagaggacgaggtggtggtggtgctcGATCAGGTGGTCGAGACTTCAGACAAGGTGGCGGAGGTGGTGGATTCGGTGGTGGTGCTCCTCGAGGTGGTGCCAGTTAcggaggtggtggtggatacGGCGGTGGATTCGGAGGTTACGGTGGGGGTGGAGGTGGGGGTGCTTTCCCTCCTCCAGCTGCTTCGGGTGGTGCTAGTTGGTGGTAA
- a CDS encoding diphthamide biosynthesis protein 1, whose amino-acid sequence MDAVEGIEKPTNSKPLTKTRKRFIGSSKPSSSKAPIRRVANQVPDDILNDPQLNAAIAALPGNYNFEIHKTIYHIRRDNVKSVALQMPEGLMMYGCAIADIVETFTGALPMLLADVTYGACCIDDYTAKEMGAEMIVHYGHSCLIPVSQTKLKTLYVFVEIAIDTPHLCLSVRRNFPSSREAFHRLVLGAGSAEPGAQVPIKLEESDQIAQNGSSTSKSIPNGSNSNGNTEEEQTIKAEEEVELPTRLALVSTIQFVASIQHLRDDLEKQLPPLNQQEEEISEKEKQEGALSKVTKGEIGVWRGKYQVTIPQVKPLSPGEVLGCTAPKLNDVDGLIYVGDGRFHLESIMIANPTVPAFRYDPYSKKFTRETYEHKEMKGIRGEAVKEARKGLIEKGSGSWAVLLGTLGRQGSLSVLKSVTSTLPPDSIPPLLLLLSELSPAKLSLIPFEEISTFIQTSCPRLSIDWGYAFKRPLLSPYEASVASGRIKGWNGLSLSNNNQQTEEENLTGEGDYPMDFYADNSLGPWTPRHKVK is encoded by the exons ATGGACGCTGTAGAAGGTATAGAAAAGCCAACAAATTCTAAGCCACTCACTAAAACCCGTAAGAGGTTTATTGGAAGTTcgaaaccttcttcatcaaaggCTCCAATACGTAGAGTAGCAAATCAAGTGCCGGAtgatatattgaatgatCCTCAGCTGAATGCTGCCATAGCGG CTTTACCGGGAAACTACAATTTCGAAATACATAAAACCATATATCATATACGAAGAGATAATGTGAAATCAGTAGCCTTGCAGATGCCAGAAGGTTTAATGATGTATGGATGCGCAATTGCTGATATTGTTGAAAC ATTTACTGGAGCTCTACCGATGTTATTAGCAGATGTAACGTATGGCGCATGTT GCATAGACGATTATACAGCTAAAGAAATGGGCGCAGAGATGATTGTACATTATGGACATTCATGTTTGA TACCTGTATCACAAACTAAACTAAAAACGTTATATGTCTTCGTTGAAATAGCGATAGATACGCCACATTTATGTTTATCAGTCAGAAGAAATTTCCCTTCATCTAGAGAAGCGTTTCATAGATTAGTTCTAGGTGCAGGATCAGCTGAACCTGGTGCACAAGTACCTataaaattagaagaatcagatCAAATTGCTCAAAATGGGTCTTCCACTTCAAAAAGTATACCGAATGGTAGTAATAGCAATGGCAATACTGAAGAGGAACAGACGataaaagcagaagaagaagttgaattacctaCGAGATTAGCATTAGTCTCAACAATTCAATTTGTAGCTTCAATTCAACATTTaagagatgatttagaaaaacaattacCACCTCTgaatcaacaagaagaagaaataagcgaaaaagagaaacaagaagGTGCATTATCTAAAGTtacaaaaggtgaaattggaGTTTGGAGAGGTAAATATCAAGTTACGATACCTCAAGTCAAACCTCTATCACCAGGTGAAGTTTTAGGTTGTACTGCACCtaaattgaatgatgttgatggattaAT ATATGTTGGAGACGGTAGATTTCATTTAGAATCTATCATGATAGCAAATCCAACAGTACCTGCATTTAGATATGATCCATATTCGAAAAAATTTACAAGAGAAACGTATGAACATaaagaaatgaaaggaaTTAGAGGTGAAGCTGTaaaagaagctagaaaaggtttgattgaaaaaggtagTGGTAGTTGGGCTGTTTTATTAGGTACTTTAGGTAGACAAGGTAGTTTAAGTGTTTTAAAA TCTGTCACATCGACTTTACCACCAGATTCAATACCACctttactattattattatcagaattatcCCCCgctaaattatctttaataCCTTTTGAAGAaatttcaacatttattCAAACTTCTTGTCCtagattatcaattgattggGGATACGCATTCAAAAGACCTTTACTAAGTCCTTATGAAGCTTCTGTAGCTTCAGGTAGAATCAAAGGTTGGAATGGTTTATCTCTATCAAATAATAACCAGcaaacagaagaagaaaatttgaCGGGTGAAGGCGATTATCCAATGGACTTTTACGCTGATAATAGTTTAGGTCCATGGACTCCTAGACATAAAGTGAAATAA